The segment CTATTGCCCAGTGAACTCCGGGTCGCGGCGTTCGAGCATGGCGTTGACTGCCTCGAGATGATCGTTGGTCTGATGCGCGATCGACTGCATCGCCGCCGCGAACTCCAGTGCCGACTCCAGAGTCTGGTGCTGCGATTCGCGCAGCAGCCGCTTGGTCATGCGGATCACCTGCGGGGGGTTCACCGCAACACGATCGGCGAGCGCCCGCGCCGCCGCGAGCAGTTCGTCGGGCTCGTGCACCGAGGAGACCAGGCCCCAGTCGAGGGCGGTCGCCGCACTGATGGCATCGCCGGTGAGCGCCATCTCGGCGGCGCGGGCCGCTCCGACGATTCGGGGCAGCAGCCAGGCGCCGCCGTCGCCCGGGATGATGCCGACCTTGACGAAACTCTCGGCGAAACGCGCGTTGGTGCTGGCGACGCGAAGATCACACATCAACGACAGATCGCAGCCCGCGCCGATCGCCGGCCCGT is part of the Gordonia phthalatica genome and harbors:
- a CDS encoding crotonase/enoyl-CoA hydratase family protein translates to MTTSPLLIERDGHVVTWTLNTPETRNPISEPDMVEAIENAVADVAADPTVRVAILTGAGSAFSSGGNVKHMRDKTGMFGGTPAELRQGYRHGIQRITRAVYHCEIPIVAAVNGPAIGAGCDLSLMCDLRVASTNARFAESFVKVGIIPGDGGAWLLPRIVGAARAAEMALTGDAISAATALDWGLVSSVHEPDELLAAARALADRVAVNPPQVIRMTKRLLRESQHQTLESALEFAAAMQSIAHQTNDHLEAVNAMLERRDPEFTGQ